A window of the Pseudomonas sp. B21_DOA genome harbors these coding sequences:
- a CDS encoding response regulator transcription factor, which yields MRVAILDDEPAELRRVEQTLEQMAEIGEQPWSLHSFERGEDLLRQLRRETFDLLILDWQLPDLTGLALLRWTREHMDAPPAAIMLTSRDGESDIVQALNAGADDYVSKPFRPNELKARVAAVLRRHSQPRSAAGEVQTFHDLTFDDAELTVTREGKPILMTEREYRLARCLFSNLGRPLSRDYLYERFWPNEETTSSRPLDTHIYRLRNKLGLTADRGWQLLTIYGYGYRLESVATAVE from the coding sequence ATGCGCGTTGCCATTCTGGACGACGAACCCGCCGAACTGCGCCGGGTCGAGCAAACCCTGGAGCAAATGGCCGAAATTGGGGAACAGCCGTGGTCACTGCACAGCTTCGAGCGTGGCGAAGACTTGTTGCGCCAGTTACGCCGGGAAACGTTCGACCTGCTGATCCTCGACTGGCAACTTCCCGACCTCACGGGTCTGGCACTGCTGCGCTGGACCCGTGAACACATGGACGCGCCACCGGCCGCGATCATGCTGACCAGTCGCGACGGCGAAAGCGATATCGTTCAAGCCTTGAATGCCGGGGCCGATGATTATGTCAGCAAGCCGTTTCGCCCCAACGAGTTGAAGGCGAGGGTGGCGGCGGTATTGCGCCGGCATAGCCAACCGCGCAGTGCGGCAGGTGAAGTACAAACGTTTCACGACCTGACTTTCGACGACGCCGAATTGACCGTAACCCGCGAAGGCAAACCGATCCTCATGACTGAGCGCGAATACCGACTGGCGCGGTGTCTGTTCAGCAACCTGGGGCGGCCATTGTCGCGGGATTATCTGTACGAGCGCTTCTGGCCGAACGAGGAAACAACTTCCTCGCGGCCGCTGGATACGCATATCTACCGATTGCGCAACAAGCTCGGGCTGACGGCAGATCGGGGTTGGCAGTTACTGACGATCTATGGGTATGGCTATCGTCTCGAAAGTGTCGCAACTGCGGTCGAGTAG
- a CDS encoding sensor histidine kinase, translated as MNKPQRRLESREPSQVQRLFRRLVREWLWISLVLLPLTGLLSYRAQVNLHNPSPALGALLSVTMVGCVLGLLLWRPRWALWVTLIGMAGALISSALLAEIRHWWSPTSAALGMLFGYLIWNWRRLSVVLTYFGWELARLDSEPKVFPERRRTRFTGTDQLQGQIMALEQAMSRTRDTRRFIADGLEYLPVATLISDPQGKILLGNRKARELFEDPLVGDEVLEQLARLGYPDLSTAPRPALATLALLEFRDHKERSLRLERAALLPVDGDTPIGWLLSLTDLSAERAAEEQRGVLLRFLSHDLRAPHSAILALLDVHRHQAGADAPLFEQIERQVRRALDLTDGFVLLARAESETYQFRPTLFAMLVLDVLDQALPIAQQKRIELLNEVDEECQERLILADQGLLTRALFNLLENAIKYSPANSTVQLKVSCCGSWLRCELTDQGKGIAADELPDLFSQYRRFSSAQGIDGVGLGLSMVKAVIDHHGGTIECHSVVDAGTTFRIELPLIAE; from the coding sequence ATGAATAAACCTCAACGCCGACTTGAAAGTCGGGAGCCGAGCCAGGTCCAGCGTCTGTTCCGGCGGTTGGTGCGCGAGTGGTTGTGGATAAGTCTAGTGCTGTTACCGCTGACTGGCCTGTTGTCTTATCGCGCTCAGGTCAATCTGCACAATCCGTCGCCGGCGCTTGGCGCGCTGCTGTCGGTGACGATGGTCGGGTGTGTGCTGGGATTGTTGCTGTGGCGACCGCGTTGGGCGCTGTGGGTAACCTTGATCGGCATGGCCGGTGCGCTGATCAGCAGTGCCCTGCTCGCCGAGATCCGCCACTGGTGGTCGCCGACATCTGCGGCGCTGGGCATGTTGTTCGGTTACCTGATCTGGAACTGGCGGCGCCTGAGTGTGGTGCTCACCTATTTCGGCTGGGAGCTGGCGCGTCTGGACAGTGAACCGAAAGTCTTCCCGGAACGACGCCGGACTCGTTTCACCGGAACTGATCAACTGCAAGGCCAGATCATGGCGCTCGAACAAGCCATGAGCCGCACCCGCGATACCCGGCGCTTCATTGCCGACGGCCTGGAATACCTGCCAGTGGCGACGCTGATCAGTGATCCGCAGGGCAAGATTCTGCTGGGCAATCGCAAAGCGCGTGAGCTGTTCGAAGATCCATTGGTAGGCGATGAAGTACTCGAGCAACTGGCTCGGCTCGGCTATCCGGATTTATCCACAGCACCGCGACCGGCGCTGGCCACGCTGGCGCTACTGGAGTTTCGCGATCACAAGGAGCGCAGCCTGCGCCTGGAAAGAGCGGCGTTGCTACCGGTCGATGGCGATACACCGATCGGTTGGCTGCTCAGCCTGACGGATTTGAGCGCCGAGCGCGCCGCCGAGGAGCAACGCGGCGTCCTGCTGCGCTTTCTTTCCCACGACCTGCGCGCGCCGCATTCGGCGATCCTCGCCCTGCTCGATGTGCATCGCCATCAAGCGGGCGCTGATGCACCGTTGTTCGAGCAAATTGAGCGTCAGGTGCGCCGCGCGCTGGATCTGACCGATGGTTTCGTCTTGTTGGCACGAGCTGAGTCCGAGACCTACCAGTTCCGCCCGACGTTGTTCGCGATGCTGGTATTGGACGTCCTTGATCAGGCGCTGCCCATCGCACAGCAGAAACGCATCGAGCTACTCAACGAAGTTGATGAGGAATGCCAGGAGCGGCTGATTCTCGCCGATCAGGGATTGCTGACGCGCGCCCTGTTCAATCTCCTGGAAAATGCCATCAAGTACAGTCCGGCAAACAGCACCGTGCAACTGAAGGTCAGCTGTTGTGGGTCATGGCTGCGCTGCGAATTGACCGATCAGGGCAAAGGGATTGCTGCTGATGAATTGCCTGACCTGTTCAGCCAGTATCGGCGTTTCTCCTCAGCCCAAGGCATCGACGGCGTGGGCCTGGGTCTGTCGATGGTCAAAGCTGTGATTGATCATCATGGCGGTACGATCGAGTGTCACAGCGTGGTCGATGCGGGAACCACATTCCGCATCGAGTTGCCGCTGATTGCCGAATGA